One region of Cuculus canorus isolate bCucCan1 chromosome 6, bCucCan1.pri, whole genome shotgun sequence genomic DNA includes:
- the RBM43 gene encoding RNA-binding protein 43 isoform X1: MQPRSRRNFATGQAAKSARTVVICGVPDGLLHDDIMADILMIHFQKSKNNGGDVEEVVYPTREKGVAYVTFEDKEVVESVVKKDEHQLEDKRLSRRYLLKVTRYCDNVFSSVTAVLNVSVFQDNFVLEDLIQELKRKSTALSFGPLQSNGHISVQGSFPAMQLLRDFLLLKAKSLSEKDKREERKSHERPKTRLQQHRLTAKMKNSVHDADGEKHMVVLDTDIYHYMKSFSPRTLLMSDDVVISDVTDGDVTTVYIESGGSGSDAGQVLRVKEKIEQQSLKLHNTLRKERIYFEEHVRNEKQRYKWACESLKPRYPHVLIIPYDTHIDVIGNSSQVFEFTKEVSSKVQRRFQSS; the protein is encoded by the exons ATGCAGCCCAGGTCCAGAAGAAACTTT GCAACGGGACAAGCGGCTAAATCAGCAAGGACCGTTGTCATCTGTGGTGTTCCAGACGGCCTCCTGCACGACGACATCATGGCTGACATCCTGATGATTCACTTCCAAAAGTCGAAGAACAACGGTGGGGATGTGGAAGAAGTGGTGTATCCAACAAGGGAAAAAGGAGTTGCCTATGTAACTTTTGAAGACAAAGAAG TTGTAGAGAGTGTTGTGAAGAAGGATGAACACCAGCTGGAAGACAAGAGGTTGTCCAGACGCTATCTGCTGAAAGTAACTCGCTACTGTGACAAC GTCTTCAGCTCTGTCACAGCTGTCCTCAATGTGTCTGTTTTCCAAGATAATTTTGTTCTGGAAGATCTGATACAAGAACTTAAAAGAAAGAGCACAGCTCTGAGCTTCGGTCCTTTGCAATCCAATGGGCACATTTCTGTTCAAGGGTCATTTCCGGCAATGCAATTGCTGAGAGACTTTCTCTTGCTAAAAGCAAAATCCCTTTCAGAGAaggacaaaagagaagaaaggaaatccCATGAGAGACCAAAGACAAGGCTACAGCAACACAGACTTACCGCGAAGATGAAAAATTCAGTTCATGatgcagatggggaaaaacaCATGGTTGTTCTTGACACAGATATTTATCACTACATGAAGTCCTTTTCTCCCAGGACACTCCTCATGAGTGATGATGTTGTAATTTCTGACGTCACAGATGGTGATGTAACTACAGTATACATTGAGAGTGGTGGAAGTGGGTCTGATGCTGGACAGGTATTAAGAGTCAAAGAAAAAATTGAACAACAGTCTTTAAAACTCCATAATACTTTACGTAAAGAAAGGATTTACTTTGAAGAGCACgtcagaaatgaaaagcagagataCAAATGGGCATGCGAGAGTCTAAAACCCCGTTACCCTCACGTTTTGATCATTCCTTACGATACACACATTGATGTGATAGGGAATTCTTCCCAGGTTTTTGAATTTACAAAGGAAGTGAGCAGTAAGGTTCAGAGACGGTTTCAATCCAGCTAG
- the RBM43 gene encoding RNA-binding protein 43 isoform X2 translates to MADILMIHFQKSKNNGGDVEEVVYPTREKGVAYVTFEDKEVVESVVKKDEHQLEDKRLSRRYLLKVTRYCDNVFSSVTAVLNVSVFQDNFVLEDLIQELKRKSTALSFGPLQSNGHISVQGSFPAMQLLRDFLLLKAKSLSEKDKREERKSHERPKTRLQQHRLTAKMKNSVHDADGEKHMVVLDTDIYHYMKSFSPRTLLMSDDVVISDVTDGDVTTVYIESGGSGSDAGQVLRVKEKIEQQSLKLHNTLRKERIYFEEHVRNEKQRYKWACESLKPRYPHVLIIPYDTHIDVIGNSSQVFEFTKEVSSKVQRRFQSS, encoded by the exons ATGGCTGACATCCTGATGATTCACTTCCAAAAGTCGAAGAACAACGGTGGGGATGTGGAAGAAGTGGTGTATCCAACAAGGGAAAAAGGAGTTGCCTATGTAACTTTTGAAGACAAAGAAG TTGTAGAGAGTGTTGTGAAGAAGGATGAACACCAGCTGGAAGACAAGAGGTTGTCCAGACGCTATCTGCTGAAAGTAACTCGCTACTGTGACAAC GTCTTCAGCTCTGTCACAGCTGTCCTCAATGTGTCTGTTTTCCAAGATAATTTTGTTCTGGAAGATCTGATACAAGAACTTAAAAGAAAGAGCACAGCTCTGAGCTTCGGTCCTTTGCAATCCAATGGGCACATTTCTGTTCAAGGGTCATTTCCGGCAATGCAATTGCTGAGAGACTTTCTCTTGCTAAAAGCAAAATCCCTTTCAGAGAaggacaaaagagaagaaaggaaatccCATGAGAGACCAAAGACAAGGCTACAGCAACACAGACTTACCGCGAAGATGAAAAATTCAGTTCATGatgcagatggggaaaaacaCATGGTTGTTCTTGACACAGATATTTATCACTACATGAAGTCCTTTTCTCCCAGGACACTCCTCATGAGTGATGATGTTGTAATTTCTGACGTCACAGATGGTGATGTAACTACAGTATACATTGAGAGTGGTGGAAGTGGGTCTGATGCTGGACAGGTATTAAGAGTCAAAGAAAAAATTGAACAACAGTCTTTAAAACTCCATAATACTTTACGTAAAGAAAGGATTTACTTTGAAGAGCACgtcagaaatgaaaagcagagataCAAATGGGCATGCGAGAGTCTAAAACCCCGTTACCCTCACGTTTTGATCATTCCTTACGATACACACATTGATGTGATAGGGAATTCTTCCCAGGTTTTTGAATTTACAAAGGAAGTGAGCAGTAAGGTTCAGAGACGGTTTCAATCCAGCTAG